AGTTCACCCCCGGCGACAGCGATCCGTTGATCTCCTGCTCCGCGATGTCGTTCGTCCCCCGCCGCAACAGCACCGTCGCGTCCCGCATGTACGGCCATCCGAAATCGTCCAGCGCCTGGCCGTAATAGACGACCATCGGCTGGGGCATGCCGGAAAACGAGGAACGAGGAACGAGGAACGAGGAACAAAGAAGGACAAGGAACGCGGAACGCGGAACGAAAAGCCGGGAGAACCTGTTCCATGAAATCTTGCTAAGGCTCACAACCCTACTCCTTCCGCTTCTTCCTTCTCTTCACCGTATTAACCGAGGACACGAAGATGGCCATCAGCTCGTTCGTCTCCTCAATTAAACCGCGCATTCGCTCTTGGACAACACGGCCGCTGCCCACCAGCAAGTCCATCCAGTAGTCCGTCTCCTCGAGTTCCTGCAGGCCGCCTTCCATCTTACTGATGAACTCG
This is a stretch of genomic DNA from Kiritimatiellia bacterium. It encodes these proteins:
- a CDS encoding four helix bundle protein → MNGEEEKPRDLKKRMRQYSLDIIEMYCALPQNDRVAQVLGRQVLNSGTSPGAHHREASRARSDAEFISKMEGGLQELEETDYWMDLLVGSGRVVQERMRGLIEETNELMAIFVSSVNTVKRRKKRKE